Proteins from a genomic interval of Collinsella sp. zg1085:
- a CDS encoding TatD family hydrolase: MYRFVDMHCHLDRIAHATQVAAALQEQDIAVFCTPVTPEESLCAQHQFEHELHIRVGVGMHPWWIEAGKKGENLARIAGQLAATSPFVGEIGLDAGPAHLASYDTQLSAFCSICEAMHAHPLSHRVLSIHAVKAAHLVLDTLEHYGLLSHAGLAPIFHWFSGTSDDLVRIRRAGAYISVNKRMLVTKRGREYARVMPLSQLLLETDAPPQLDKAYAAKDIQADLETALDMLTDLRQEPRARIERQTSETGIMLLQL; encoded by the coding sequence ATGTATCGCTTCGTTGATATGCATTGTCACCTAGACCGTATTGCGCACGCGACGCAGGTGGCCGCTGCTTTGCAAGAGCAGGATATTGCTGTTTTTTGTACTCCAGTAACACCAGAGGAGAGTTTGTGCGCACAACATCAATTTGAACATGAGCTGCATATACGGGTTGGTGTTGGTATGCATCCCTGGTGGATTGAGGCGGGTAAAAAAGGGGAGAATCTTGCGCGTATAGCAGGGCAACTGGCAGCTACATCTCCATTTGTGGGTGAGATTGGACTTGACGCGGGTCCGGCACACCTTGCAAGCTATGATACTCAGCTATCCGCTTTTTGCAGCATATGCGAGGCCATGCACGCTCATCCGCTCTCGCATCGGGTGTTGAGTATCCATGCGGTAAAGGCGGCTCATCTCGTACTTGACACGCTTGAACACTACGGTTTGTTGTCGCACGCGGGGCTTGCCCCTATCTTTCACTGGTTCTCAGGAACAAGCGATGACCTTGTTCGCATTCGCCGAGCTGGTGCATATATTTCGGTCAATAAACGTATGTTAGTCACCAAGCGGGGTCGTGAATATGCGCGTGTCATGCCGTTGTCGCAGCTTTTGCTTGAAACCGATGCGCCTCCACAGCTTGATAAAGCCTATGCTGCAAAAGACATTCAAGCTGACCTTGAGACAGCCCTTGATATGCTTACAGACTTGCGGCAAGAACCACGCGCTCGTATTGAGCGCCAAACGAGTGAGACTGGCATCATGTTGTTGCAACTGTAA
- a CDS encoding PTS sugar transporter subunit IIC: MIVQAILLGLVAMLGNAEYLLGTSCLSRPLVMGTLTGLVMGDLTTGVTIGSTLELAFMGSFSIGASIPPEMISGTVLGTAFTISTGSGLETAITIGLPVASLVLIVKNVGMVFVLPPFVHRADVYAARGDAKGIARMHYLGGFLGVNLIIGLCVALGFYAGGPAVQALLDAIPEWVSNGLKITMGLLPAIGFALLLKMIMNKAVACFFICGFALASYLHIPTTGVAIFGAVTAVVLSQIHHQLNQVPVLDGGIDDDDEDF, translated from the coding sequence ATGATTGTCCAAGCGATTCTCTTGGGTCTGGTCGCTATGCTTGGCAACGCAGAGTATCTTCTAGGTACTTCCTGTTTGTCCCGTCCGTTGGTGATGGGTACACTCACCGGTTTGGTTATGGGAGACCTAACCACCGGTGTAACAATTGGGTCTACGCTTGAGCTGGCCTTTATGGGTTCGTTCTCAATTGGTGCCAGTATTCCTCCCGAGATGATTTCGGGCACGGTGTTGGGAACAGCCTTTACCATTTCAACTGGCTCAGGTTTGGAAACCGCTATCACCATCGGCCTTCCGGTGGCATCGTTGGTGCTCATTGTTAAAAATGTTGGTATGGTTTTTGTTTTACCGCCGTTTGTGCATCGCGCTGATGTTTATGCTGCACGCGGGGACGCAAAAGGTATAGCACGCATGCATTATCTAGGTGGTTTTCTTGGTGTAAACCTGATTATTGGCCTGTGTGTTGCATTGGGCTTTTATGCAGGTGGCCCTGCGGTTCAGGCATTGCTTGATGCTATTCCTGAGTGGGTTTCAAATGGGCTAAAGATTACTATGGGTTTGCTGCCGGCTATCGGTTTTGCCTTGCTGCTTAAGATGATTATGAATAAGGCTGTTGCTTGCTTCTTTATCTGTGGCTTTGCCCTTGCAAGCTATTTGCATATCCCTACAACTGGTGTAGCAATTTTTGGCGCGGTTACAGCCGTTGTTCTGAGTCAAATTCACCATCAGCTCAACCAAGTTCCTGTATTAGATGGAGGTATAGACGATGACGACGAAGATTTCTAA
- a CDS encoding PTS sugar transporter subunit IIB has translation MIKLLRVDHRLLHGQVALSWKNALDIDCILIAHDGVPADSLRKQAIKLARPADTKLVIKTVEDSIDAINSGVTEKYRLLIVVESITDAARLCRACAIQWVNLGGTTVRPGTRAISKAVNVTEDEAQTIRELAHEGVHVEIQMVPSDPVRDALHAL, from the coding sequence ATGATTAAGCTTTTGCGTGTTGACCATCGTTTGCTTCATGGACAGGTTGCGCTTTCGTGGAAAAACGCGCTCGATATTGACTGTATTCTTATTGCGCATGATGGCGTTCCTGCCGATTCTCTTCGCAAACAAGCCATCAAACTTGCACGTCCGGCAGATACTAAGCTCGTTATTAAAACAGTCGAGGATTCTATTGATGCAATCAACAGTGGGGTCACTGAAAAATACCGGTTGCTTATTGTTGTTGAATCTATTACGGACGCTGCACGTTTGTGTCGCGCGTGCGCTATTCAGTGGGTAAATCTAGGGGGTACTACGGTGCGCCCCGGAACACGCGCTATCTCAAAAGCAGTAAACGTAACTGAAGATGAGGCGCAAACTATTCGCGAGCTTGCGCACGAGGGTGTTCATGTTGAAATTCAGATGGTTCCATCTGACCCAGTACGTGATGCGCTTCATGCTCTCTAA
- a CDS encoding HAD family phosphatase, translating to MSSRPSAAHCIPYKAVIFDMDGVLVDTECFYAEALVTYGQDHGLNITREETFSLVGASYQVFRSCLQRWWAEVGRVMSEDEAVESYLTWERAHGIDYASLLNPGVVETLEYLQRAGIRLALASSSPMVNIKHVLSVCKLEHYFEVIVSGEQFEESKPNPQIYLHTLEQLGLPALECCCVEDSEVGIAAGKAAGLTVFAKREERFGFSQAAADHIIDSVFDLVAV from the coding sequence ATGTCATCTCGCCCGTCTGCTGCTCATTGCATACCCTATAAAGCTGTTATTTTTGATATGGACGGTGTTTTGGTTGACACCGAGTGCTTCTATGCCGAAGCGCTCGTTACTTACGGACAAGATCATGGGCTCAATATCACACGCGAAGAGACCTTTAGCCTTGTGGGAGCCTCGTATCAGGTATTTCGTTCTTGTCTACAGCGTTGGTGGGCAGAAGTTGGTCGCGTGATGAGCGAAGACGAGGCGGTAGAGTCATATCTCACATGGGAGCGCGCACACGGAATCGATTATGCGTCTCTGTTAAACCCTGGTGTCGTTGAAACACTTGAATATCTACAGCGGGCGGGTATTCGGCTTGCACTTGCGTCGTCGTCGCCTATGGTAAATATCAAGCATGTTCTGAGTGTGTGTAAGCTCGAGCACTATTTTGAAGTGATTGTTTCAGGCGAACAATTCGAGGAGAGCAAGCCCAATCCCCAGATTTATTTGCATACTCTTGAGCAGCTTGGCTTGCCGGCTCTGGAGTGTTGCTGCGTTGAAGATTCAGAAGTTGGTATTGCGGCTGGTAAAGCAGCGGGTCTGACCGTTTTTGCTAAGCGAGAAGAGCGTTTTGGTTTTTCGCAGGCAGCAGCTGACCATATCATCGATAGTGTTTTTGACTTGGTTGCCGTTTAA
- a CDS encoding ThiF family adenylyltransferase, which produces MAEDTPASKLLPILGEEGLARLEAARILVLGVGGVGSNCAEALARARVGTIALVDADVVSLSNINRQAIAFLSTQGKAKVDVMASMIHDINPDANVMCYQIRLSSENTAASLAQIFADLGSTPHMVVDAIDTISVKLTLAELAQTHGFQLISSMGGAHKLYPECLRIADIHETKNCRLSRIMRKECRKRGIRHLQVLYSCEQAKPATAVPGTERRERSGMGTVSYMPPIMGQMIAGHVIRQVTGVGSGEAPLEPPFLRVPFPPASLDIDVTPQVDEASTPAFVHTADHITKTIQ; this is translated from the coding sequence ATGGCTGAAGATACACCTGCATCAAAGCTGCTGCCCATCTTGGGTGAAGAAGGTCTTGCGCGTCTTGAGGCAGCCCGGATACTCGTGCTGGGTGTTGGCGGTGTTGGTTCAAACTGTGCTGAGGCTCTAGCGCGTGCGCGCGTGGGCACAATTGCGCTTGTAGATGCCGATGTGGTGTCATTGAGCAATATCAATAGACAGGCAATTGCTTTTTTGAGCACGCAAGGCAAGGCAAAGGTTGATGTTATGGCTTCAATGATTCACGACATCAATCCTGATGCAAACGTAATGTGCTACCAGATTCGGCTTTCATCAGAAAACACGGCGGCAAGCTTGGCGCAAATCTTTGCAGATTTGGGTAGCACACCGCATATGGTGGTCGATGCCATTGATACCATTTCGGTTAAATTGACGCTTGCTGAGCTGGCGCAAACGCATGGGTTTCAGCTGATAAGCAGTATGGGTGGCGCTCATAAGCTCTATCCAGAATGTCTGCGTATTGCCGACATTCATGAAACTAAAAACTGTCGTCTGTCTCGTATTATGCGCAAGGAATGTCGCAAGCGCGGTATTCGTCATTTACAGGTTTTGTATTCTTGCGAACAAGCTAAACCAGCAACTGCCGTGCCTGGTACCGAGCGCCGTGAGCGAAGCGGCATGGGAACTGTTTCGTATATGCCACCCATTATGGGTCAGATGATTGCTGGACATGTCATTCGCCAGGTGACCGGTGTTGGCTCTGGAGAGGCGCCGCTTGAGCCGCCTTTCTTACGCGTACCATTTCCGCCAGCTTCTCTTGATATTGACGTAACACCTCAGGTAGATGAGGCATCTACTCCTGCGTTTGTCCACACAGCTGACCATATAACCAAAACCATACAATAG
- a CDS encoding GntR family transcriptional regulator: MHLNAASPEPLYAQLRDLLRERIFSHDLRTGDRLPSEDQLIEHYGVSRITVRRALADLVGEGYLIKHSGKGTFVASELPHVTGLQKVAAKFTQNNDVQSFTEACAANGQRAGAKLISCTELLGFDEERDFFGFGSEGMLICVKRVRCANDVPVMVEENYFATQPYHFLLSADFDDTSLFRLIREAGFGEPMLREPCQLDIEKASATSAQLLEVPVSEPLFCLRGRYFDQSGQAMYLGNQHIVGSRYTFRI, from the coding sequence ATGCATCTTAACGCTGCGTCCCCTGAGCCTCTTTACGCTCAGCTTCGAGACCTACTTCGTGAGCGTATCTTTTCGCATGACCTCAGAACTGGCGACCGTTTGCCTTCAGAAGACCAGCTCATTGAGCACTATGGGGTAAGCCGCATTACTGTGCGCCGAGCTTTGGCTGATTTGGTGGGCGAGGGCTATCTTATTAAGCATTCTGGCAAAGGGACGTTTGTCGCCTCTGAGCTTCCTCATGTAACAGGCCTGCAAAAGGTTGCTGCAAAGTTTACTCAAAATAATGATGTTCAAAGTTTTACTGAGGCCTGTGCTGCTAATGGTCAACGTGCTGGAGCTAAGCTCATTTCTTGTACTGAGCTTCTGGGCTTTGACGAGGAGCGGGATTTTTTTGGCTTTGGCTCTGAGGGCATGCTTATTTGCGTTAAGCGTGTCCGATGTGCAAATGATGTGCCGGTCATGGTAGAAGAAAACTATTTTGCTACTCAGCCCTATCATTTTTTGCTATCGGCAGATTTTGATGATACCTCACTGTTTCGGCTTATTCGAGAAGCAGGCTTTGGTGAGCCTATGCTTAGAGAGCCGTGTCAACTTGATATTGAAAAGGCAAGTGCAACATCAGCCCAGCTACTTGAGGTACCTGTCTCTGAGCCACTATTTTGCCTGCGTGGTCGCTATTTTGACCAAAGCGGTCAGGCTATGTATCTAGGCAATCAACATATTGTTGGCTCGCGCTACACCTTTAGAATCTAG